In Bradyrhizobium sp. WD16, the genomic stretch ATCCTGCTCGGGCGTGCACCCGGCGCGCTGGCGACGACGATGACCGGAGCCGCGCCCCTCCCCGACCCGCGCCTGCCGCTGCCCGCCGGCATTCCCGCGGACCTGCTGCGCAACCGGCCCGACGTTGCCAGCGCCGAACGCAAGCTCGCCCAGGCCACGGCGAAAATCGGTCAGGCCGAAGCCGATCGCTACCCCAGCGTAAGCCTCACGGGATCGGTCGCCACCTCCGCCCTGCGGCTCGGCGACCTCGCCAAATATTCCAGCGTCAGCTGGTCGATCGGACCTTCCGTCACCGTCCCGGTGTTCGACGCCGGCAAGCGCTATGCCGCGGTCAAGATCGCCGAGGCGCAGCGCGACCAATCCTTCGCGACCTTCCAGTCGACGCTGCTGACGGCGCTGGAGGACGTCGAGAATGCGCTGGTGTCGCTCTCGACCGAGCGGGTTCGCATCCGCAAGCTGTCGGAAGCGGCGACGAATTATCGGGAAGCCGCGCGGCTGTCCCGCGCGCTCTATGAAAACGGCTCATCCAGCTTCATCGACGTGCTCGACGCCGAACGCTCGCTGTACTCTGCCGAGGATTCCCTGCTGCAGAGCCGGACTTCGATGGCGAAGGACTATGTCGCGCTGGCAAAAGCGCTCGGCGGCGGCTGGGACGGCGCAATTGATGCCGGCCAGCCGCTGATCGCCGATCGCGATACCGGCCCCCACCCGCGGAAGCCTCTCCGGTGATCTCCTCGTTGTCCCGCAGCACCCGCATCATCATCGCCGCCGCCGCGGCGCTCGCCATTGTTGCCGGCGGTGCCGTCACGCTGGCTCACGTCGCTGCGCCACGCGACCAGGGTTCGCTCATGAGCGTCCCGGTCACCATCGGCGACCTCCGGGAAGAGGTTCTCGCCAACGGCACGCTGAAGCCGTTGCGGCTGACGGCCGTCGGCGCCCAGGTCTCCGGCCGCATCATCGCCCTGAAGGTCGCGGTCGGCGACCAGGTCAAGTCGGGAGATCTGATCGCCCAGATCGATCCCGTCACCAAACAGAATGATCTTCGCACCGCCCAGGCCTCACTGGAGAACTATCGGGCCCAGAAGCAGGAAAAGGAAGCGACCCTGGCGCTGGCCGAGGCCAACTTCGCCCGTGCGCAGGCGACTTTCGCCCAGCGCGCCACCTCCCGCAGCGACTACGATTCGACCGAAGCCACCATGCGCCAGACCCGGGCGCAGATCGCCTCGCTCACCGCGCAGATCACCGCCGCCGAAGTCAATGTGGAGACCGCCAAGGTCAATCTCGACTACACACGGATCACCGCGCCGACCGACGGCACCGTGCTCGCCGTGGTCGCGCAGGAAGGCCAGACGGTCAATGCGGTTCAATCGGCCCCGACCATCGTCGTGCTCGGCCGGCTCGACACCATGACGGTCCGCGCCGAGATCTCCGAGTCCGATATCGTCAAGGTCAAACCCGGGCAGCGACTCTATTTCACCATCCTCGGCGATCAGGACCACCGCTACGAAGCGGAGCTGGAGCAGATCGAGCCGGCTCCGGAATCGATCAAGACCGACTCGAGCTTCACCTCGACCTCGACGACGGCGTCGACCTCGTCGTCATCGTCAAGCTCCTCCAGTTCCGCGATCTACTATATCGGCGTCTTCAGGGTGCCCAACCCCGCGCGGCGGCTGCGAACCTACATGACCGCGGAAGTCCATATCGTGGTCGGCGAGGCCAAGGGCATCAGGCTCGTCCCCGCCCTCGCGGTGTCGCGCCAGGCCGACGGGCGCCAGACGGTGCGCGTGCTCGATGCGTCCGGCGCGGTCAAGGAACGCACCGTCATCACCGGCCTGAACGACCGCACCACGATCGAGATCACCTCGGGGCTCGAGGCCGGCGAGAAGGTCGTGACCGGTCAGGTTGCGAGCAACCAGCCGGCATCGCGCGGCTTCGGCCCTGGCCCGGGCCCGGGAGGCCCGTGAGATGACGGAGCCGATCATTGCGCTGCGCGGCGTCCGGCGGGAATTCGTCGCCGGCGAGAGCACCGTGGTGGCGCTCGAGGGCATCGATCTCGCGATCCGCCCCGGCGAAATGGTGGCGATCATGGGGTCGTCGGGCTCCGGCAAGTCGACGCTGCTCAACATCCTCGGCTGCCTCGACCGGCCGAGCTCCGGGAGCTATCGGGTTGCCGGGCGCGAGACTGCCGCACTCGATGCCGATGCGCTCGCCGCGCTGCGGCGCGAGCATTTCGGCTTCATCTTCCAGCGCTATCATCTGCTGCCGGAGCTCACAGCCGCCGGCAACGTCGAGATACCCGCGATCTATGCCGGCCGGCCCAGCCGCGAGCGCAGCGCGCGGGCGAAGGCCCTGCTCGCCCGCCTCGGCATGGACGCACGCGGCGGCCACCGTCCCAACCAGCTCTCGGGCGGCCAGCAGCAGCGC encodes the following:
- a CDS encoding efflux RND transporter periplasmic adaptor subunit, yielding MSRSTRIIIAAAAALAIVAGGAVTLAHVAAPRDQGSLMSVPVTIGDLREEVLANGTLKPLRLTAVGAQVSGRIIALKVAVGDQVKSGDLIAQIDPVTKQNDLRTAQASLENYRAQKQEKEATLALAEANFARAQATFAQRATSRSDYDSTEATMRQTRAQIASLTAQITAAEVNVETAKVNLDYTRITAPTDGTVLAVVAQEGQTVNAVQSAPTIVVLGRLDTMTVRAEISESDIVKVKPGQRLYFTILGDQDHRYEAELEQIEPAPESIKTDSSFTSTSTTASTSSSSSSSSSSAIYYIGVFRVPNPARRLRTYMTAEVHIVVGEAKGIRLVPALAVSRQADGRQTVRVLDASGAVKERTVITGLNDRTTIEITSGLEAGEKVVTGQVASNQPASRGFGPGPGPGGP